GCTTTCGCTTGTCGAAGGCAAAAGCACCGGTCGCTTCGTCGCGAGGGAATTCAAAACAGGTGTTCAAGATTCGCGGCTTGCCATCGACGTAGCTGACCTGCATGTTGTGCGAGGTCTTGCCGACGTGGACGCCGGGGAGAAAGACCGGCATCTTTTCTGCGGGGTCTTGCGATGGGTTCTCGAAGTAATAGACGCCGTTGGAGGGTTTGTCGGGACACGACACCAACAGATCCATATCACCGTCACCGTCGTAATCCATCGGCATCGGCCAGGCCCAAAGCCCAACGCCCAGATCGACCTTCAGACCGGGGTTGTTGTATTCCAGTGGCAGCAGTTTCCAGTCGCTCTCTTGAGCTCCAAGGCAACTGGCAAACATCAGCGCTGCAACGAGGGGCAGCCGGGTTAGGATTCGTGTCACTTTCATCACCTCGGAAGTAATTGTCGATGGCGGTTGGGTTGGATCGTCACGTGGGGTGGAGCGTCGGCGTGGCACCGTCGCAAACAGGTAGGGGTGGGAGCTTCCAAAAGCGGAAACCGTCTATTGTTGTCGCTCGGGAAACGCGTTGGCTAATGTTTGATCAAATTCCGCGATCATTTTCTCGTGTTCCCGATCGGCGGCGAGATTGACAGTTTCCAGCGGATCGTTGTCGTGATCGTAAAGTTCCCGCGCGATCACGTCGCCGCTGTCGATCGCCGTCCAACGGGTGTACCGCCAGCGATCGGTTCGCATCGAACATCCCCAAGCCTTCCAGTTGCTGGGATTGCCGTAAAAGGGTTGTTGATGTTGAGTGAAAGCAGCTTGCTTGACCGAAGCTTTGGGGTCTTCGAAGATCGGCGTCAAACTGGTCCCTTCCAGTCGCCGCGGGAGGTCGTCGGAGATACCGGCGAGCTGGGCGAGAGTTGGATAGAGATCGATGAGTTCAGCTAGAGCCGACGTCGATTTGCCTTGGCTGGCCGGATGCCGTGGGTCGGCGACGATCAGCGGCACGCGGGCGTCGAGTTCAAAATTGGAGGTCTTACCCCATAGCGTGCGTTCGCCGATGTGGAAGCCGTGGTCGGACGTGAAGACAACGATGGTGTCGTCGGCTCGACCGCTTGCGTCCAATGCATCCAAGATCTCACCGACCTGCGCGTCGATGAAACTGATCGACGCGTAATAGCCGTGGCGCAGATGCCGAACCTCCGCCTCGCTGAGCGGACGATCTTTCGGCACGCCGCCGTAGCCGCGGATTTCGGAGGAGGGATGCATCGCGATTGCTGGCACATCTTCTGGCGCCGCCGCGGGGTCGGGCATCGGGATCGTGTCGGCATCATATAAATCCCAGTACCGCCGCGGAGCGACAAACGGCAGGTGTGGCCGCCAAAATCCAACCGCCAGGAAAAACGGTTGGTCGCTGGTGGCGTGATCGCGAATCATCGCCGCCGCCAAGTTGGCGATCTGCCCGTCGCGATAGGCGGTATCGGGAACGTCGTGAGCTTCGGTCGCGGGAGCCTTAAATTGCCGCGGCTTGCCACCGCTGGGCGTGTTGTTGTAGATCGTGTCGGCCGCGTGAGTACCGCGAAACAGGACTTCATCGATCGACCACGAGCGGCGGTCTTGTGTGTCGCCCATGTTGTGAAACATCTTGCCGATGTTCTGACAGAAATATCCGTGGTTCTTGAAGTGCTGGGGAAGCGTGACCAGCGTGCTGCCACCGGCCGCAGTATTGCGGAAATACTTGCGAAGATCGTCGACTTTGACGGTATCGGGACGCAGCCCCGTCAAAAACGAAGACCGCGACGGATTGCAGACCGCTTGTTGGCAATAAGCCCGCGTGAACGTCAGCCCGCGTTTGGCAAGGCGTTCCAAATTCGGCGTCTTGGCAACGGGATCGCCGTAGGGGCTGATCGCACAGTTCAAATCGTCGGCGACGATGAACAAGACGTTGGGGGCGGCGCTAGCGACCGACGTCAGCAGGAGACAACTGGCGAAGAACAGGACGCGAGAAAGCAACGGCAATGCTGGACAACCAAAGAAAAATCGCGTTGCATTCGATGACATCGGTTGGAGCTCCGCCAGGAATCGCCGCCGAAAGCCGGCAACGCAGCCGCCGATTTTAGCCTAAATCTATAGACTTGCAAGCAAAGGCAGCAGCGGAACACACGGTGAGCAGCGTTTATGTTTCAGCCTACCCTCTCATTGAAACACTGGTTGTGACCGGCGGCGGTACCGAATTCAATCGTCCAGTCCCGGCAGGCTCAACCGCGCCTTCTCCAGCAGCCGACTGAGTTCCTTCAGTTCGGTGCGGTTCAGGTGTCCGATTAACCGCTTGTGAAGACTGAGCAATGGTTCGTCGATCTGTTTCAGCAGCGCCAGCGCACTGTCGGTGATCTCGATGTAGATCACGCGGCGATCTTCCAGGCAGCGTTTTCGCGTGACCAACCCCTGCTTTTCCAAGCGGTCGATCAGCCCGGTGATCGCCGGCACAACTTGGATCATCCGCTCGGCGATCTCCAACGAAGGCAGCGGGTTCCCTTCGCCTCGCAAGATTCGCAACACGTTGTACTGCGACGAGGTCAGACCATATTCGCGGAACAGTCGCCCAAACCGATTCTGAAATTGGTCGTTGGTCCGCAACAGGTTCAAGATCGCTTCCTGTTCGGGCGATTCGAAGGGGCGTTTCTTCTTGAGTTCTTTTTGCAACTGGCTGCTGGACATCGGTGAACACCCACTAGGAATTAAACTATGCATCAATAGTTTGCGTGGAAGCGGACCAACGGTCAACCTCGTTTGGCTGGGATTCCACCCATAAGTTGAGGTTTCCGCGGACCTGTCGCCCAAACACCGCAATCGTCATTGCTTCACCATCTGCGGCGAAGGGACCCGCTTCGCGAGCCCCTACTTCAGCAAGAAGTCACGCATCTCTTGGACTTCGTGG
Above is a genomic segment from Rosistilla ulvae containing:
- a CDS encoding sulfatase; translated protein: MSSNATRFFFGCPALPLLSRVLFFASCLLLTSVASAAPNVLFIVADDLNCAISPYGDPVAKTPNLERLAKRGLTFTRAYCQQAVCNPSRSSFLTGLRPDTVKVDDLRKYFRNTAAGGSTLVTLPQHFKNHGYFCQNIGKMFHNMGDTQDRRSWSIDEVLFRGTHAADTIYNNTPSGGKPRQFKAPATEAHDVPDTAYRDGQIANLAAAMIRDHATSDQPFFLAVGFWRPHLPFVAPRRYWDLYDADTIPMPDPAAAPEDVPAIAMHPSSEIRGYGGVPKDRPLSEAEVRHLRHGYYASISFIDAQVGEILDALDASGRADDTIVVFTSDHGFHIGERTLWGKTSNFELDARVPLIVADPRHPASQGKSTSALAELIDLYPTLAQLAGISDDLPRRLEGTSLTPIFEDPKASVKQAAFTQHQQPFYGNPSNWKAWGCSMRTDRWRYTRWTAIDSGDVIARELYDHDNDPLETVNLAADREHEKMIAEFDQTLANAFPERQQ
- a CDS encoding MarR family winged helix-turn-helix transcriptional regulator; this encodes MSSSQLQKELKKKRPFESPEQEAILNLLRTNDQFQNRFGRLFREYGLTSSQYNVLRILRGEGNPLPSLEIAERMIQVVPAITGLIDRLEKQGLVTRKRCLEDRRVIYIEITDSALALLKQIDEPLLSLHKRLIGHLNRTELKELSRLLEKARLSLPGLDD